A region from the Triplophysa rosa linkage group LG4, Trosa_1v2, whole genome shotgun sequence genome encodes:
- the uso1 gene encoding general vesicular transport factor p115 isoform X2 encodes MNYIFGVIGGQSAGPQPTGAETVQKLCDRVASSTLLEDRRDAVRALKSLSKKYRLEVGTKAMDHLLHILRTDSSDTEILGYALDTLYNIVCNDEEEEPDDSEEENHQKQEDDMGIQFTDKFIQEPDNVTLLLTLLEEFDFHVRWPGVKLLTALLKNQCAQAQGIILVSPMGVSRLMDLLADSREVIRNDGLLLLQQLTKGNAAIQKIVAFENAFERLLDIITEEGSSDGGIVVEDCLLLLLNLLKNNSSNQNFFKEGSYIQRMKPWFEVGDDNSGWSAQKVTNLHLMLQLVRVMVSPVNSPGGTSSCQKAMFQCGLLQQLCTILMATGVPADILTETINTVSEVIRGSDVNQDYFASVNAPSNPPRPAIVVLLMSMVNERQPFVLRCAVLYCFQCFLYKNHKGQGEIVATLLPSTIDANSISAGQLLCGGLFSADSLSNWCAAVALAHALQDNLTQKEQLLRVQLATSLGKPPVSLLQQCTNILSQGDKLNRRGSRVQTKVGLLMLLCTWICNCPIAVMHFLHNQDNVPFLTGQISENLGEDERLVQGLCALLLGICIYYNDNSLENYTKEKLKQLIEKRIGKENFVEKLGFVTKHELYSRAAQKPQPAFSTPEHMLFDHEFTKLVKELEGVITKAVLKSSEEEKKEEEVKKTLEQHDSIVTQYKELIREQDSQLKELKEQMASLTSQNEKLQNTTTQQLSQIQQHKDQYNILKLKLGKDNQQTGSQADGAHVNGLQLEELSQLREQLEDLHRQNQSLQTQLTEKDNVISSLMGVPSAEGSTSENTEILREVEKLKAQLQSQTAEITQLQTERQELLGRCETRATVPVTGEDSGYTEKIAELESRLSTQNTETQKLKEEVKALLESKESTEKELASATSTVAILQAEKSKLQKEVQDSKKEQDELLMLLADQDQKILSLKQKLEDLGETIEDEDDLDTKDQFDDDDDDDEEEEEDDDDE; translated from the exons ATGAATTACATATTTGGAGTTATCGGAGGACAGTCAGCAGGCCCACAACCGACCGGAGCAGAAACA GTTCAGAAGCTATGTGATCGTGTGGCTTCATCCACCCTGTTGGAGGATCGAAGAGATGCTGTCCGAGCCCTCAAGTCTCTGTCAAAG aaatacCGTTTGGAAGTGGGCACAAAGGCAATGGACCATTTGCTTCATATACTGCGGACTGACAG CTCGGATACTGAAATCCTGGGTTATGCTTTGGACACATTATACAATATTGTTTGCAATGATGAAGAGGAGGAACCAG ATGATTCTGAAG AGGAGAACCATCAAAAGCAAGAGGATGATATGGGAATTCAGTTTACTGACAAGTTTATCCAGGAACCAGATAATGTCACTCTTCTCCTTACACTGTTGGAG GAGTTTGACTTTCATGTGCGTTGGCCAGGTGTTAAGCTTCTAACTGCACTTTTGAAAAACCAGTGTGCTCAGGCCCAAGGCATCATCCTGGTGAGCCCCATGG GAGTGTCCAGGTTAATGGATCTACTTGCTGACTCCAGGGAAGTCATCCGAAATGAT GGTCTTCTGCTGCTTCAGCAACTAACCAAAGGCAATGCTGCAATTCAGAAAATCGTGGCTTTTGAAAATGCTTTTGAGAGACTCCTTGATATTATCACAGAGGAGGGTTCAAGTGACGGAG GTATTGTGGTGGAGGACTGTCTCTTATTGTTGCTCAACCTCCTAAAGAACAATAGCTCTAACCAGAATTTTTTCAAAGAAGGATCTTATATCCAAAGGATGAAACCGTGGTTTGAAGTGGGGGATGACAACTCTGGCTGGTCAGCACAGAAAGTCACCAACCTGCATCTAATGCTTCAG CTGGTGCGGGTGATGGTTTCTCCAGTAAACTCTCCAGGTGGCACATCCAGCTGTCAGAAGGCCATGTTCCAATGCGGGCTCCTCCAACAGTTATGCACCATCCTCATGGCCACAGGTGTTCCTGCAGACATCCTCACAGAG ACCATTAATACTGTGTCAGAGGTCATTCGTGGCTCTGATGTGAACCAGGATTACTTTGCATCTGTTAATGCTCCATCCAATCCACCAAG GCCTGCAATTGTGGTTCTTCTCATGTCTATGGTGAACGAGAGACAGCCGTTTGTTCTACGCTGTGCTGTACTTTACTGCTTCCAGTGCTTCCTCTACAAGAACCATAAAGGCCAGGGGGAGATAGTAGCCACACTACTGCCCTCCACTATAGATG CTAATTCCATCTCAGCGGGACAGCTGTTATGTGGAGGCTTATTCTCAGCCGACTCTCTGTCAAACTGGTGTGCCGCTGTGGCTCTGGCTCATGCGCTGCAAGATAACCTCACCCAGAAAGAACAACTGCTCCGGGTACAGTTGGCCACCAGTCTGGGCAAGCCACCTGTTTCCCTTCTGCAGCAATGCACCAATATTCTATCCCAG GGTGATAAGCTCAACCGGAGG gGCAGTAGGGTGCAGACAAAGGTGGGTCTTCTCATGCTGCTCTGCACCTGGATCTGTAACTGTCCCATTGCTGTCATGCATTTCCTGCACAATCAAGACAATGTTCCCTTC CTAACAGGTCAGATCTCTGAAAACCTGGGTGAAGATGAGCGACTGGTTCAGGGTCTGTGTGCCTTGCTGTTGGGGATTTGTATCTACTACAATGACAACAGCTTAGAGAATTACACAAA AGAAAAGCTGAAACAGTTGATTGAGAAGCGCATAGGGAAGGAAAACTTTGTGGAGAAGCTGGGCTTCGTAACCAAACATGAACTGTATTCCCGTGCTGCTCAGAAACCTCAGCCAGCCTTTTCCACCCCAGAGCACATGCTGTTTGATCatgagttcaccaaacttgtcAAAGAGTTAGAAG GCGTGATCACAAAAGCTGTGCTAAAGTCAAGCGAGGAAGAGAAAAAAGAAGAAGAGGTGAAGAAAACACTAGAACAGCATGACAGCATTGTTACGCAGTACAAAGAGCTGATCAGAGAACAG GACTCTCAGTTAAAAGAGCTGAAGGAGCAAATGGCATCACTAACGTCACAGAATGAAAAGCTCCAGAACACCACAACACAACAGCTCTCTCAGATCCAGCAGCACAAGGACCAGTACAACATCCTTAAACTCAAACTAG GTAAAGATAATCAGCAGACAGGTAGTCAGGCAGATGGAGCCCATGTGAACGGCCTGCAGCTAGAAGAGTTGAGCCAACTCAGAGAACAACTGGAGGATCTACATAGACAAAACCAATCACTGCAGACACAACTCACTGAAAAGGACaatgtcatttcaagcctg ATGGGGGTACCATCAGCAGAGGGATcaacttcagaaaacacagaaatattGAGG GAGGTGGAGAAGCTGAAAGCTCAGCTGCAAAGCCAGACAGCAGAGATCACACAGCTGCAGACTGAAAGGCAGGAGCTTCTTGGAAGATGTGAGACCAGG gCTACAGTCCCAGTCACTGGAGAAGATAGTGGCTACACAGAGAAGATTGCAGAGTTAGAGAGCAGACTCTCCACTCAGAACACTGAAACACAAAAGCTCAAG GAGGAAGTTAAAGCACTTCTGGAAAGCAAAGAATCAACGGAGAAAGAGCTTGCTTCAGCCACAAGCACAGTAGCCATCTTGCAGGCGGAGAAGAGCAAATTGCAGAAGGAGGTGCAGGACTCTAAAAAGGAGCAGGATGAGCTTCTCATGCTACTTGCTGACCAGGATCAGAAGATTCTGTCCTTGAAACAGAAACTCGAGGACTTGGGAGAGACG ATTGAAGATGAGGATGATCTGGATACAAAAGACCagtttgatgatgatgatgatgatgatgaggaggaggaggaggatgatgatgatgaataa
- the uso1 gene encoding general vesicular transport factor p115 isoform X1, which translates to MNYIFGVIGGQSAGPQPTGAETVQKLCDRVASSTLLEDRRDAVRALKSLSKKYRLEVGTKAMDHLLHILRTDSSDTEILGYALDTLYNIVCNDEEEEPDDSEEENHQKQEDDMGIQFTDKFIQEPDNVTLLLTLLEEFDFHVRWPGVKLLTALLKNQCAQAQGIILVSPMGVSRLMDLLADSREVIRNDGLLLLQQLTKGNAAIQKIVAFENAFERLLDIITEEGSSDGGIVVEDCLLLLLNLLKNNSSNQNFFKEGSYIQRMKPWFEVGDDNSGWSAQKVTNLHLMLQLVRVMVSPVNSPGGTSSCQKAMFQCGLLQQLCTILMATGVPADILTETINTVSEVIRGSDVNQDYFASVNAPSNPPRPAIVVLLMSMVNERQPFVLRCAVLYCFQCFLYKNHKGQGEIVATLLPSTIDANSISAGQLLCGGLFSADSLSNWCAAVALAHALQDNLTQKEQLLRVQLATSLGKPPVSLLQQCTNILSQGDKLNRRGSRVQTKVGLLMLLCTWICNCPIAVMHFLHNQDNVPFLTGQISENLGEDERLVQGLCALLLGICIYYNDNSLENYTKEKLKQLIEKRIGKENFVEKLGFVTKHELYSRAAQKPQPAFSTPEHMLFDHEFTKLVKELEGVITKAVLKSSEEEKKEEEVKKTLEQHDSIVTQYKELIREQDSQLKELKEQMASLTSQNEKLQNTTTQQLSQIQQHKDQYNILKLKLGKDNQQTGSQADGAHVNGLQLEELSQLREQLEDLHRQNQSLQTQLTEKDNVISSLQMGVPSAEGSTSENTEILREVEKLKAQLQSQTAEITQLQTERQELLGRCETRATVPVTGEDSGYTEKIAELESRLSTQNTETQKLKEEVKALLESKESTEKELASATSTVAILQAEKSKLQKEVQDSKKEQDELLMLLADQDQKILSLKQKLEDLGETIEDEDDLDTKDQFDDDDDDDEEEEEDDDDE; encoded by the exons ATGAATTACATATTTGGAGTTATCGGAGGACAGTCAGCAGGCCCACAACCGACCGGAGCAGAAACA GTTCAGAAGCTATGTGATCGTGTGGCTTCATCCACCCTGTTGGAGGATCGAAGAGATGCTGTCCGAGCCCTCAAGTCTCTGTCAAAG aaatacCGTTTGGAAGTGGGCACAAAGGCAATGGACCATTTGCTTCATATACTGCGGACTGACAG CTCGGATACTGAAATCCTGGGTTATGCTTTGGACACATTATACAATATTGTTTGCAATGATGAAGAGGAGGAACCAG ATGATTCTGAAG AGGAGAACCATCAAAAGCAAGAGGATGATATGGGAATTCAGTTTACTGACAAGTTTATCCAGGAACCAGATAATGTCACTCTTCTCCTTACACTGTTGGAG GAGTTTGACTTTCATGTGCGTTGGCCAGGTGTTAAGCTTCTAACTGCACTTTTGAAAAACCAGTGTGCTCAGGCCCAAGGCATCATCCTGGTGAGCCCCATGG GAGTGTCCAGGTTAATGGATCTACTTGCTGACTCCAGGGAAGTCATCCGAAATGAT GGTCTTCTGCTGCTTCAGCAACTAACCAAAGGCAATGCTGCAATTCAGAAAATCGTGGCTTTTGAAAATGCTTTTGAGAGACTCCTTGATATTATCACAGAGGAGGGTTCAAGTGACGGAG GTATTGTGGTGGAGGACTGTCTCTTATTGTTGCTCAACCTCCTAAAGAACAATAGCTCTAACCAGAATTTTTTCAAAGAAGGATCTTATATCCAAAGGATGAAACCGTGGTTTGAAGTGGGGGATGACAACTCTGGCTGGTCAGCACAGAAAGTCACCAACCTGCATCTAATGCTTCAG CTGGTGCGGGTGATGGTTTCTCCAGTAAACTCTCCAGGTGGCACATCCAGCTGTCAGAAGGCCATGTTCCAATGCGGGCTCCTCCAACAGTTATGCACCATCCTCATGGCCACAGGTGTTCCTGCAGACATCCTCACAGAG ACCATTAATACTGTGTCAGAGGTCATTCGTGGCTCTGATGTGAACCAGGATTACTTTGCATCTGTTAATGCTCCATCCAATCCACCAAG GCCTGCAATTGTGGTTCTTCTCATGTCTATGGTGAACGAGAGACAGCCGTTTGTTCTACGCTGTGCTGTACTTTACTGCTTCCAGTGCTTCCTCTACAAGAACCATAAAGGCCAGGGGGAGATAGTAGCCACACTACTGCCCTCCACTATAGATG CTAATTCCATCTCAGCGGGACAGCTGTTATGTGGAGGCTTATTCTCAGCCGACTCTCTGTCAAACTGGTGTGCCGCTGTGGCTCTGGCTCATGCGCTGCAAGATAACCTCACCCAGAAAGAACAACTGCTCCGGGTACAGTTGGCCACCAGTCTGGGCAAGCCACCTGTTTCCCTTCTGCAGCAATGCACCAATATTCTATCCCAG GGTGATAAGCTCAACCGGAGG gGCAGTAGGGTGCAGACAAAGGTGGGTCTTCTCATGCTGCTCTGCACCTGGATCTGTAACTGTCCCATTGCTGTCATGCATTTCCTGCACAATCAAGACAATGTTCCCTTC CTAACAGGTCAGATCTCTGAAAACCTGGGTGAAGATGAGCGACTGGTTCAGGGTCTGTGTGCCTTGCTGTTGGGGATTTGTATCTACTACAATGACAACAGCTTAGAGAATTACACAAA AGAAAAGCTGAAACAGTTGATTGAGAAGCGCATAGGGAAGGAAAACTTTGTGGAGAAGCTGGGCTTCGTAACCAAACATGAACTGTATTCCCGTGCTGCTCAGAAACCTCAGCCAGCCTTTTCCACCCCAGAGCACATGCTGTTTGATCatgagttcaccaaacttgtcAAAGAGTTAGAAG GCGTGATCACAAAAGCTGTGCTAAAGTCAAGCGAGGAAGAGAAAAAAGAAGAAGAGGTGAAGAAAACACTAGAACAGCATGACAGCATTGTTACGCAGTACAAAGAGCTGATCAGAGAACAG GACTCTCAGTTAAAAGAGCTGAAGGAGCAAATGGCATCACTAACGTCACAGAATGAAAAGCTCCAGAACACCACAACACAACAGCTCTCTCAGATCCAGCAGCACAAGGACCAGTACAACATCCTTAAACTCAAACTAG GTAAAGATAATCAGCAGACAGGTAGTCAGGCAGATGGAGCCCATGTGAACGGCCTGCAGCTAGAAGAGTTGAGCCAACTCAGAGAACAACTGGAGGATCTACATAGACAAAACCAATCACTGCAGACACAACTCACTGAAAAGGACaatgtcatttcaagcctg CAGATGGGGGTACCATCAGCAGAGGGATcaacttcagaaaacacagaaatattGAGG GAGGTGGAGAAGCTGAAAGCTCAGCTGCAAAGCCAGACAGCAGAGATCACACAGCTGCAGACTGAAAGGCAGGAGCTTCTTGGAAGATGTGAGACCAGG gCTACAGTCCCAGTCACTGGAGAAGATAGTGGCTACACAGAGAAGATTGCAGAGTTAGAGAGCAGACTCTCCACTCAGAACACTGAAACACAAAAGCTCAAG GAGGAAGTTAAAGCACTTCTGGAAAGCAAAGAATCAACGGAGAAAGAGCTTGCTTCAGCCACAAGCACAGTAGCCATCTTGCAGGCGGAGAAGAGCAAATTGCAGAAGGAGGTGCAGGACTCTAAAAAGGAGCAGGATGAGCTTCTCATGCTACTTGCTGACCAGGATCAGAAGATTCTGTCCTTGAAACAGAAACTCGAGGACTTGGGAGAGACG ATTGAAGATGAGGATGATCTGGATACAAAAGACCagtttgatgatgatgatgatgatgatgaggaggaggaggaggatgatgatgatgaataa
- the uso1 gene encoding general vesicular transport factor p115 isoform X3, with translation MNYIFGVIGGQSAGPQPTGAETVQKLCDRVASSTLLEDRRDAVRALKSLSKKYRLEVGTKAMDHLLHILRTDSSDTEILGYALDTLYNIVCNDEEEEPEENHQKQEDDMGIQFTDKFIQEPDNVTLLLTLLEEFDFHVRWPGVKLLTALLKNQCAQAQGIILVSPMGVSRLMDLLADSREVIRNDGLLLLQQLTKGNAAIQKIVAFENAFERLLDIITEEGSSDGGIVVEDCLLLLLNLLKNNSSNQNFFKEGSYIQRMKPWFEVGDDNSGWSAQKVTNLHLMLQLVRVMVSPVNSPGGTSSCQKAMFQCGLLQQLCTILMATGVPADILTETINTVSEVIRGSDVNQDYFASVNAPSNPPRPAIVVLLMSMVNERQPFVLRCAVLYCFQCFLYKNHKGQGEIVATLLPSTIDANSISAGQLLCGGLFSADSLSNWCAAVALAHALQDNLTQKEQLLRVQLATSLGKPPVSLLQQCTNILSQGDKLNRRGSRVQTKVGLLMLLCTWICNCPIAVMHFLHNQDNVPFLTGQISENLGEDERLVQGLCALLLGICIYYNDNSLENYTKEKLKQLIEKRIGKENFVEKLGFVTKHELYSRAAQKPQPAFSTPEHMLFDHEFTKLVKELEGVITKAVLKSSEEEKKEEEVKKTLEQHDSIVTQYKELIREQDSQLKELKEQMASLTSQNEKLQNTTTQQLSQIQQHKDQYNILKLKLGKDNQQTGSQADGAHVNGLQLEELSQLREQLEDLHRQNQSLQTQLTEKDNVISSLQMGVPSAEGSTSENTEILREVEKLKAQLQSQTAEITQLQTERQELLGRCETRATVPVTGEDSGYTEKIAELESRLSTQNTETQKLKEEVKALLESKESTEKELASATSTVAILQAEKSKLQKEVQDSKKEQDELLMLLADQDQKILSLKQKLEDLGETIEDEDDLDTKDQFDDDDDDDEEEEEDDDDE, from the exons ATGAATTACATATTTGGAGTTATCGGAGGACAGTCAGCAGGCCCACAACCGACCGGAGCAGAAACA GTTCAGAAGCTATGTGATCGTGTGGCTTCATCCACCCTGTTGGAGGATCGAAGAGATGCTGTCCGAGCCCTCAAGTCTCTGTCAAAG aaatacCGTTTGGAAGTGGGCACAAAGGCAATGGACCATTTGCTTCATATACTGCGGACTGACAG CTCGGATACTGAAATCCTGGGTTATGCTTTGGACACATTATACAATATTGTTTGCAATGATGAAGAGGAGGAACCAG AGGAGAACCATCAAAAGCAAGAGGATGATATGGGAATTCAGTTTACTGACAAGTTTATCCAGGAACCAGATAATGTCACTCTTCTCCTTACACTGTTGGAG GAGTTTGACTTTCATGTGCGTTGGCCAGGTGTTAAGCTTCTAACTGCACTTTTGAAAAACCAGTGTGCTCAGGCCCAAGGCATCATCCTGGTGAGCCCCATGG GAGTGTCCAGGTTAATGGATCTACTTGCTGACTCCAGGGAAGTCATCCGAAATGAT GGTCTTCTGCTGCTTCAGCAACTAACCAAAGGCAATGCTGCAATTCAGAAAATCGTGGCTTTTGAAAATGCTTTTGAGAGACTCCTTGATATTATCACAGAGGAGGGTTCAAGTGACGGAG GTATTGTGGTGGAGGACTGTCTCTTATTGTTGCTCAACCTCCTAAAGAACAATAGCTCTAACCAGAATTTTTTCAAAGAAGGATCTTATATCCAAAGGATGAAACCGTGGTTTGAAGTGGGGGATGACAACTCTGGCTGGTCAGCACAGAAAGTCACCAACCTGCATCTAATGCTTCAG CTGGTGCGGGTGATGGTTTCTCCAGTAAACTCTCCAGGTGGCACATCCAGCTGTCAGAAGGCCATGTTCCAATGCGGGCTCCTCCAACAGTTATGCACCATCCTCATGGCCACAGGTGTTCCTGCAGACATCCTCACAGAG ACCATTAATACTGTGTCAGAGGTCATTCGTGGCTCTGATGTGAACCAGGATTACTTTGCATCTGTTAATGCTCCATCCAATCCACCAAG GCCTGCAATTGTGGTTCTTCTCATGTCTATGGTGAACGAGAGACAGCCGTTTGTTCTACGCTGTGCTGTACTTTACTGCTTCCAGTGCTTCCTCTACAAGAACCATAAAGGCCAGGGGGAGATAGTAGCCACACTACTGCCCTCCACTATAGATG CTAATTCCATCTCAGCGGGACAGCTGTTATGTGGAGGCTTATTCTCAGCCGACTCTCTGTCAAACTGGTGTGCCGCTGTGGCTCTGGCTCATGCGCTGCAAGATAACCTCACCCAGAAAGAACAACTGCTCCGGGTACAGTTGGCCACCAGTCTGGGCAAGCCACCTGTTTCCCTTCTGCAGCAATGCACCAATATTCTATCCCAG GGTGATAAGCTCAACCGGAGG gGCAGTAGGGTGCAGACAAAGGTGGGTCTTCTCATGCTGCTCTGCACCTGGATCTGTAACTGTCCCATTGCTGTCATGCATTTCCTGCACAATCAAGACAATGTTCCCTTC CTAACAGGTCAGATCTCTGAAAACCTGGGTGAAGATGAGCGACTGGTTCAGGGTCTGTGTGCCTTGCTGTTGGGGATTTGTATCTACTACAATGACAACAGCTTAGAGAATTACACAAA AGAAAAGCTGAAACAGTTGATTGAGAAGCGCATAGGGAAGGAAAACTTTGTGGAGAAGCTGGGCTTCGTAACCAAACATGAACTGTATTCCCGTGCTGCTCAGAAACCTCAGCCAGCCTTTTCCACCCCAGAGCACATGCTGTTTGATCatgagttcaccaaacttgtcAAAGAGTTAGAAG GCGTGATCACAAAAGCTGTGCTAAAGTCAAGCGAGGAAGAGAAAAAAGAAGAAGAGGTGAAGAAAACACTAGAACAGCATGACAGCATTGTTACGCAGTACAAAGAGCTGATCAGAGAACAG GACTCTCAGTTAAAAGAGCTGAAGGAGCAAATGGCATCACTAACGTCACAGAATGAAAAGCTCCAGAACACCACAACACAACAGCTCTCTCAGATCCAGCAGCACAAGGACCAGTACAACATCCTTAAACTCAAACTAG GTAAAGATAATCAGCAGACAGGTAGTCAGGCAGATGGAGCCCATGTGAACGGCCTGCAGCTAGAAGAGTTGAGCCAACTCAGAGAACAACTGGAGGATCTACATAGACAAAACCAATCACTGCAGACACAACTCACTGAAAAGGACaatgtcatttcaagcctg CAGATGGGGGTACCATCAGCAGAGGGATcaacttcagaaaacacagaaatattGAGG GAGGTGGAGAAGCTGAAAGCTCAGCTGCAAAGCCAGACAGCAGAGATCACACAGCTGCAGACTGAAAGGCAGGAGCTTCTTGGAAGATGTGAGACCAGG gCTACAGTCCCAGTCACTGGAGAAGATAGTGGCTACACAGAGAAGATTGCAGAGTTAGAGAGCAGACTCTCCACTCAGAACACTGAAACACAAAAGCTCAAG GAGGAAGTTAAAGCACTTCTGGAAAGCAAAGAATCAACGGAGAAAGAGCTTGCTTCAGCCACAAGCACAGTAGCCATCTTGCAGGCGGAGAAGAGCAAATTGCAGAAGGAGGTGCAGGACTCTAAAAAGGAGCAGGATGAGCTTCTCATGCTACTTGCTGACCAGGATCAGAAGATTCTGTCCTTGAAACAGAAACTCGAGGACTTGGGAGAGACG ATTGAAGATGAGGATGATCTGGATACAAAAGACCagtttgatgatgatgatgatgatgatgaggaggaggaggaggatgatgatgatgaataa